CGGCAACGGATCGAATGAAATCATCGAGCTCCTCGGGCATGTTTTCCTACGTCCGGGCGACGAAGTCGTCATGGGCAACCCGTCGTTTGCGGTTTATAAACTAGTGACGTTGCTCTTCGGCGCGAAGCCGGTGGAAGTGCCGCTGGTCAATCACACGCACGATCTCGCCGCACTGGCGGCGGCGATCACGCCGAAGACTAAACTGGTGTTTGTGCCGAGCCCCAACAATCCGATGGGCACGGCCAATACTGAGGCGGAGCTGCTGGCGTTTGCACGCGGGCTGCCGGAGCACGTGGTGTTCGCTTACGATGAGGCGTATGCGGAGTATTTGGATAATCCGCCGGATCTGCGTCCGCTGATTCGTGAAGGGCGCAAGGTCGTCTGTCTGCGCACGTTTTCAAAAATCTACGGACTGGCCTCGTTGCGAGTGGGTTATGGTTACGCGTCGCCGGAGCTGGCGTCGCTGCTGAATCGCGTGCGTCAGCCGTTCAACGTGAATGCCATCGGCCAGGCGGCGGCGATCGCGGCGCTGGATGACGGTGCGTTCACGGCGAAGTGCGCCCGTGAAAACCGGGTGGGGCTCGGGCAGCTTGAAGCTGGCTTCAAGGCTATGGGACTGGAGATCGTGCCGAGCGTGGCAAACTTCCTTCTGGTGAAGGTCGGGGACGGTGCGCGAGTGTTCGTCGAATTGCAGAAACGCGGCGTGATCGTGCGGCCGATGCGGGCTTACGGCATGCCCGAGTGGTTGCGCGTAACGGTCGGAACGCCGGCGCAGAACCAGCGTTTGCTGACCACGCTGGCCGACGTCTTGCGCGGTTGATGGCTTGCGCGCCGGCGTCGCGACAGGCTTCAGGATTTCGACAGCGACACAGTCAGTGCGGCGCGCAGATCCTGAAGCAGGGCGGTGCGGTCGGGCGAGAAGAGGAAGAGATCGCTGCCGAGCTGGCGATAGGCGGAACGGAGGACGGCCTGCGAGGGCTTGCGCATCGCGAGGAGCTTGCGGACGTTGGCGGCCAGCGGAGGCGTGTTGTTCAAGTCCAGATCGAGCTGCACCAGATTGCTGAGGGCGGCTTGATTCAGCGGATCGGCTTGGACGGCTTGATCGAGCACCTGGCGGGCTTGGGCCTTGGCGCCGACGGTCAGCAAGCGCTTCGAGACAGCGATGAGGTTGTCGGCGCGGACATTGTTTTGACCAAGGAAATTGTTGAGGAAAAGCTGGGCGGCTTCGGCGTCGCCCAAGCCATAGTGGGCGATGGCCTGGAGGCCGTTGAAGACGGAATAGTAGCGTTTGTTCCAATCGGGGTTTTCGCTTTGGAGCAGACGGACCATCTCGATGGCGGCCTGGTATTTTTTGGCGACGATGTTGGCCTCGACCGTCATGAGGGCGGCGCCTTCCCAGTTCAGGTTTCGGGCCTTGGCGTGATCATAGATGCGGCGGGCGAGCACGGGGTCGCCGGAATTGGCGGCGAAGTCGGCCAGTGCGAGCAAGGCGTTGGGATCGGAGGAGAAGTCGTTAAAGATCTCCTCGACGTTGGATTTCACGGAAGCCGCATCGCCCTCTTTTTGGTAGGCGTAGAGCTGGTCGATGCGGGCACGGGCGTTGCGGGGATTGGCGAGGGCGCGAACAAAACTCTCGCGACGCGCCTCATCGTCGCGACCCGCTTCGCGGAGGTAGGTCACGGTCTGGGTGTAGAGCTCTTCATCGTTGGGCATCTCCGAGGCGAGTGCACGCAAGCGGTCGATCGCCTGATCACGCGCGCCGGTTTCCCAGTTGATGCGGGCGATGAGCAGGCGTCCATCGCGCGAGCCTTCCAGCTGATAGCGTTGGAGAATGGCCTCCGCTTCATCGTAGTTACCGCGAAAATAGCACGAAGAAGCGGCTGCGAGGGCAACTAATTGGTTGCGAGGGCTGATCGTTGAATCATTGCCCAGCAATTGTTTGTAATAGCTTATGACCTGTTGATCATCCTGCTGTTGGAGCAGGAATGAGAAGAGCGTCTTCAGGTAGTCGGTATCGTTTTTGTGATACGCAAAACCGTCCAGCAGGGTCTGGCGGGTGAGGTCCGGGCGTTTCCAGAGGCCGTAGAATTGGGCCAGCAGGAGACGGCCTTCCTTGTTGGCGGGTGATTTGATCAAACCCAAGCGAAGTCCGTAAAAAGCCTCACGGAACTTTTGCTTCTTCAGGTCCTCCTGAGCGTTCTTAATGAAAAAATCGCCCGCAGAAACCTGATAGGCGTCCCAGCGCAGGAACATGATGTCGGTAAACCGCGCCTCGGTGAACCCGCGCTTGTATTTTACAAAAACATAGGCGGCGGAAGCGCCACCCAGCCATCCCATGATGCCCAAAATTACCAAGGATACGGCCAGCCATTTCCAAAACACCTGAACCTGCCAGCCCTTGGATGTGCGGCGGATCCAAAAAGGAGCAAAACGGCGCAATCCTTTGTGCTGGAGAGGCTGGCGCTGCTCGATGTGTTTTAAGTCGTCCGCGTTGGAAAGAGGCTCGGTCATGGGCGAAATGAAGGGCAGGGGGCTTTGTGGAAAGGGAGCAGCGGCCTTGGGTTCAAAATAGCCTTGCGTTGGGAGGGCGGTTGCATCTTTTTTGCGGCTCTTGTCGGGAGCAGTATTTTCCAACGCAATCTATTCGAGCAACCTTGCTCTCAGTCCTTTTTTAGCAACAAACTTCTGCTGAGATTCAATCCCCTGACAGCCAAGCTAAGAATATCTTGATCGAAACAGTTTTGGATTCCGCCATATAACCGTTCCTAAGTTCGCCACATTTACTCATGAAGAACATCGTCCGTAACCTGACTATCTTGAGCTGCGTGGGCAGTTCTGCGTTTGCCGCTCCGTTCCTCGCCATTGGCGACAACGCCGAGCTTTTTGCCACTGGTGAAGCCAGTGTCGCCTATAACGACAACATCCTGCTGGCCTCCGGCGTCCCCGGCTCTCCTGAGCTGGAAGACACGATCTTCACGTTTGTCCCCGGCTTTGATCTTCAGTTCGGCAAGGATTCCCTGATCAAAGGCAACCTGATCGGCACCGCCACTCTCACGAGCTACGCTGACAACGACAACTTGAACAACCAGCTCCTCGCCATCGGTGGTAACTCCACCTATGATAACGGCAGCCTCAAGTTGGGCGCCAACGCCTCGTTCAAAGAGCTCGATCAACCCACGGTTGATGTCGTTCCTAACGGTAAACTCGTCGAGCGTCATGTCGCCGATGTCGGCGTGAACGGCGAACTCGCCTTCTCAGAGAAGATCAGCGCCGGCGCCGGCATCGCTTACAGCCACGTCGACTACAAAGATCCCGCTTACACTGAAGAGGAGAGCTACACGGTTCCGGTTAACATCTATTACGAACTGACCCCCAAGGTCGACGTCAGCGCGGGTATTCGTTACACCAACACCGAGCTCGATAACGGTGCTGAATATGACGCTTACTACTACAACGTCGGTGCCCGTGGTTCCTTTACCCCCAAGCTCAGCGGTTCGTTCAGCGTGGGTTATAACACCCGCAGCGTGAACATCGGCCCGGATGACGATGATTCGATCGGTGCGGACGCCTCGCTGGCCTACGCCTACTCTGACAAGACCCAGTTCACCCTCGCTGCTTCGCGTAACTTCAGCAACGCGACCGCTGGTGGTGCTTCTTACGAGAACAGTGAAATCACCATCGGTGCTTCCAGTGCCATCACGGTTGATTGGCGCCTGAATGCCGCTCTTACCTACCGCATGCTGGATTACCAGAATGTTTCCCGCACGGATGATTACGTCCAGGCTTCTGTTGGTGCCACCTACCTCATCAACACCCACCTGAGCACCAGCTTGACGTATATCTTCCGCGACAACTCCTCGGACGCTGGCGCTGCAAACGAGTTCTCCAACAACGTCGTTTCCCTGTCGATCTCGGCTCGCTACTAATAGGGCTGGCTTGACCATTCCTTTCGACGGAAGAAGATCATTTGGTCTTCTTCCGTTTTTTTTTCTCCCCTTGCCCGTGCCCATGTCGCCCACGTTTAAAACTTCCGTTCTTTTTTTCTGCTCCCTGGTTTTTTCGTTTTCGCTTTCGGCCGCCGAGCAACGGCCACTTCCTGCCGCCGCGGCGCAGGACTACGTTCTTCAGCCGTCCGACTTGTTGAATATTCAAGTATTCCAGGAGGAAAACCTGAAGCGTGACGTGCGCGTCTCCAAAGAGTATTCCATTACCCTGCCGCTGATCGGCAAAGTGGACGTGAAGGGCAAGTCGCTGCGTCAGGCAGAGGACCTTATTCGCGAGCTCTATGACCGCGATTATCTGGTGAATCCTCAGGTCAACGTCGTGGTGATCGAATATGCCAAGCGCACGGTTAACGTGATCGGCCAAGTCAATCAACCGGGTGCGGTGCTCTTTCCCCAGGAAGAGGGGCTGACGCTCCTTGATGCCATTTCTCGCGCCGGAGGTTTCAGTCGTCTGGCCAATCGCTCGCAGGTCAAGCTGACCCGCACCAACAGCGATGGCAAAAGCGACACTTACATTATCAACGTCGATGATCTCATCAAGGGCAGCTCCAGCAACAGCTGGCCGCTCCTCGTGAACGACATCATCTTTGTGCCGGAACGCATTCTTTAAAAAGTCAGAGGCGCTTATTCATGGATTCGAATTTCAAGCATCAGTCCCCGAATCAAAATCAGGGACAACAACAGGGCTCGGGTGATTATGGCTACGGTGGTGGCTATGCGGGTTATTCTGCGGTCGGCTATGGAGGCGAAACCTCCATGCAGCGCGGATTCCGTGATTACGCGCTGATCCTGCGCGAACGCATCTGGTATATCATCGTGGTGTTCCTCGTCGTGTTCTCCTCGGCGTTGGTTTACACGTTCAGCCAGACGAAAATTTATCAATCGGTCGCCAGCGTGCACATTTTGCGCAGCGGGCCGACGGTGATGACCAAGGTCGAACAGGTCGTTGATGAAACTGTCCGTGGAACCGAAGATCTTAATACGGTCGTCGAAGTTCTGAGCAGTGGTGCGATCATTCAGAAAGTTGCCGAACGTATCACCGGCGAAGACATGCGCCAGTTCATGGCTCCTTACGAAAAGGGCAAAGGCAGCGATCCGGTGACGCCGC
This window of the Rariglobus hedericola genome carries:
- a CDS encoding tetratricopeptide repeat protein, whose protein sequence is MTEPLSNADDLKHIEQRQPLQHKGLRRFAPFWIRRTSKGWQVQVFWKWLAVSLVILGIMGWLGGASAAYVFVKYKRGFTEARFTDIMFLRWDAYQVSAGDFFIKNAQEDLKKQKFREAFYGLRLGLIKSPANKEGRLLLAQFYGLWKRPDLTRQTLLDGFAYHKNDTDYLKTLFSFLLQQQDDQQVISYYKQLLGNDSTISPRNQLVALAAASSCYFRGNYDEAEAILQRYQLEGSRDGRLLIARINWETGARDQAIDRLRALASEMPNDEELYTQTVTYLREAGRDDEARRESFVRALANPRNARARIDQLYAYQKEGDAASVKSNVEEIFNDFSSDPNALLALADFAANSGDPVLARRIYDHAKARNLNWEGAALMTVEANIVAKKYQAAIEMVRLLQSENPDWNKRYYSVFNGLQAIAHYGLGDAEAAQLFLNNFLGQNNVRADNLIAVSKRLLTVGAKAQARQVLDQAVQADPLNQAALSNLVQLDLDLNNTPPLAANVRKLLAMRKPSQAVLRSAYRQLGSDLFLFSPDRTALLQDLRAALTVSLSKS
- a CDS encoding outer membrane beta-barrel protein, giving the protein MKNIVRNLTILSCVGSSAFAAPFLAIGDNAELFATGEASVAYNDNILLASGVPGSPELEDTIFTFVPGFDLQFGKDSLIKGNLIGTATLTSYADNDNLNNQLLAIGGNSTYDNGSLKLGANASFKELDQPTVDVVPNGKLVERHVADVGVNGELAFSEKISAGAGIAYSHVDYKDPAYTEEESYTVPVNIYYELTPKVDVSAGIRYTNTELDNGAEYDAYYYNVGARGSFTPKLSGSFSVGYNTRSVNIGPDDDDSIGADASLAYAYSDKTQFTLAASRNFSNATAGGASYENSEITIGASSAITVDWRLNAALTYRMLDYQNVSRTDDYVQASVGATYLINTHLSTSLTYIFRDNSSDAGAANEFSNNVVSLSISARY
- the hisC gene encoding histidinol-phosphate transaminase; its protein translation is MKLEALVNPSVLTQPVYEPGKPIEDVARELGLDPATIIKLASNENPFGPSPLAKAAAVRALDQGELYPDGGCVALRAKLAKVYQLEPAQFVVGNGSNEIIELLGHVFLRPGDEVVMGNPSFAVYKLVTLLFGAKPVEVPLVNHTHDLAALAAAITPKTKLVFVPSPNNPMGTANTEAELLAFARGLPEHVVFAYDEAYAEYLDNPPDLRPLIREGRKVVCLRTFSKIYGLASLRVGYGYASPELASLLNRVRQPFNVNAIGQAAAIAALDDGAFTAKCARENRVGLGQLEAGFKAMGLEIVPSVANFLLVKVGDGARVFVELQKRGVIVRPMRAYGMPEWLRVTVGTPAQNQRLLTTLADVLRG
- a CDS encoding polysaccharide biosynthesis/export family protein; this translates as MTIPFDGRRSFGLLPFFFLPLPVPMSPTFKTSVLFFCSLVFSFSLSAAEQRPLPAAAAQDYVLQPSDLLNIQVFQEENLKRDVRVSKEYSITLPLIGKVDVKGKSLRQAEDLIRELYDRDYLVNPQVNVVVIEYAKRTVNVIGQVNQPGAVLFPQEEGLTLLDAISRAGGFSRLANRSQVKLTRTNSDGKSDTYIINVDDLIKGSSSNSWPLLVNDIIFVPERIL